The following are encoded in a window of Mycobacteroides chelonae CCUG 47445 genomic DNA:
- a CDS encoding methylated-DNA--[protein]-cysteine S-methyltransferase, with protein MSDYSTLTTPVGPFTAIVDGSGTVLASGWTDSPELLRALIHPTLRPRELNRKRDLGKVSKAVTDYHAGDVTAIDSIPVTQRSGDFLMHAWDVLRQVDPEAPITYSEFAVRAGRPAAVRAAASACARNAAALFVPCHRVYRIGGALGGFRYGLPIKRWLLDHEAPAGT; from the coding sequence GTGAGCGACTACTCGACTCTCACCACCCCGGTGGGACCGTTCACCGCCATCGTCGACGGATCGGGGACGGTCCTGGCATCAGGATGGACGGACTCCCCCGAGCTATTGCGCGCGTTGATACATCCGACGTTGCGCCCGCGGGAACTGAACCGCAAACGCGATCTCGGCAAGGTGTCCAAGGCCGTCACCGACTACCACGCGGGCGATGTGACCGCCATCGACTCGATCCCCGTCACCCAGCGTTCCGGAGACTTCCTCATGCACGCCTGGGATGTACTGCGACAGGTCGATCCAGAGGCGCCGATCACGTACAGCGAGTTCGCGGTGCGTGCCGGGCGGCCCGCGGCGGTCCGCGCGGCCGCCAGTGCCTGCGCCCGGAATGCGGCGGCACTGTTCGTCCCGTGCCACCGGGTGTACCGCATCGGCGGCGCACTGGGAGGCTTCCGCTACGGGCTTCCGATCAAGCGATGGCTACTTGATCACGAGGCTCCCGCCGGGACCTAA
- a CDS encoding Ada metal-binding domain-containing protein has translation MELDAEACYRAVQSRDTRFDGQFYTAVRTTGIYCRPSCPAITPKRQNVSFHPTAASAQAAGYRACRRCLPDAAPGSPLWNIKSDLAVRAMRLIGDGVVERDGVDGLSRALGYSSRQLNRVLLAELGASPLALARANRATTARLLIQRTELAMSDIAFAAGFSSIRQFNDTIAAVFATTPSKLRAELPRGASLTSAPMPGGVSLKLPLRQPHNVAWSTWLLEHHCAREVEDFSEGRYTRALRMPHGPVVVTLTVDVDQVRADLQLSDMRDLAPAVARLRHLLDLDADPAAVDDALRSHPALAQLVTEAPGIRVPGTVDGSELLLRTMIGQQISVPAANTATAHLVAELGEEVADTTGRVTRLFPTPEAVAAAGTEVMAGPAARIAAIVGAADRLATGKLELHHGMNPDDMRRQLLEIKGIGPWTADYVVMRQLADPDVLLEHDLVLRRGAAAEGIDLAAARGCSPWRSYVSMHLWRKGITALPRPRVRVQKGIS, from the coding sequence CGGCCGTCCTGCCCGGCCATCACCCCGAAGCGTCAGAATGTCTCGTTCCATCCCACCGCCGCCTCTGCGCAGGCCGCGGGCTATCGAGCCTGCCGACGGTGCCTACCGGACGCGGCACCCGGATCGCCATTATGGAATATCAAGTCCGACTTGGCTGTCCGAGCTATGCGCCTTATTGGAGACGGCGTAGTCGAGCGCGATGGCGTGGATGGTTTGTCTCGTGCCCTCGGATACTCGAGTCGTCAACTCAACAGGGTTCTGCTCGCCGAGCTCGGCGCAAGCCCGCTGGCCCTGGCACGCGCCAATCGCGCCACCACCGCACGTCTGCTGATTCAGCGAACCGAACTAGCCATGTCCGACATTGCCTTTGCGGCAGGGTTTTCCAGTATTCGACAGTTCAACGACACGATCGCGGCGGTGTTCGCGACGACACCGTCGAAACTACGCGCCGAGCTCCCCCGCGGAGCGAGCCTCACATCGGCACCGATGCCCGGTGGCGTCAGCCTGAAACTTCCTCTGCGGCAGCCCCATAACGTCGCTTGGTCGACCTGGCTGTTGGAGCATCATTGCGCGCGCGAGGTCGAGGACTTTTCCGAGGGACGGTACACCCGAGCACTGAGGATGCCGCACGGTCCTGTCGTCGTGACGCTGACGGTAGACGTCGATCAGGTGCGCGCGGACCTACAGCTCTCCGACATGCGTGACCTCGCGCCCGCGGTGGCCCGCCTGCGTCATCTTCTTGACCTGGATGCCGACCCCGCGGCGGTGGATGACGCACTGCGGTCTCACCCAGCGCTGGCCCAGCTCGTCACCGAGGCTCCCGGCATCCGGGTGCCCGGGACGGTGGACGGGTCAGAGCTCCTGTTGCGCACCATGATCGGACAGCAGATCTCGGTACCGGCGGCCAACACCGCAACGGCACACCTCGTTGCCGAACTCGGCGAGGAGGTGGCCGACACGACGGGGCGAGTGACCCGACTGTTTCCCACCCCCGAAGCGGTCGCTGCCGCGGGTACGGAGGTGATGGCGGGGCCTGCGGCGCGGATCGCCGCGATCGTCGGGGCCGCCGACAGGCTCGCAACCGGCAAGCTGGAATTGCATCACGGGATGAACCCCGACGACATGCGCCGGCAGTTGTTGGAGATCAAGGGAATCGGACCTTGGACCGCTGACTACGTGGTGATGCGTCAACTCGCCGATCCAGACGTTCTCCTCGAGCACGATCTGGTGCTGCGCCGCGGCGCAGCGGCAGAGGGTATAGACCTCGCAGCTGCCCGCGGCTGCTCGCCGTGGCGGTCCTATGTATCTATGCATCTGTGGCGCAAGGGAATCACTGCGCTACCCCGTCCGCGCGTTCGCGTACAGAAAGGAATCTCGTGA
- a CDS encoding rhomboid-like protein, which produces MRRVWAALVRLRVTIGYAVALVVVATVLVVEGPRMQDRVIAHASTNLHNLHQGRLGTLIGSAFVTDAGPIYLWLPGLICILALAELQWHSGRLALTFVLGHIGATLIVGVGTALAIWMHWAPITIARASDVGMSYGTAAVVGALTASIPPRWRGSWMSGWIVVGAVSIACNQTFTEVGHLTALLLGMLAAHTLSLHTPHWSVLRLLLLGFGGLFALMMFSEDAQTLAAAVPTAMAAVLISQWVRSRREPRDQVAIA; this is translated from the coding sequence GGAGAGTCTGGGCCGCGCTTGTCCGGCTGCGGGTCACCATCGGTTATGCGGTTGCGCTGGTAGTAGTCGCCACCGTGCTGGTGGTCGAGGGGCCACGGATGCAAGACCGGGTGATCGCGCATGCGAGCACCAATCTGCACAATCTGCACCAGGGACGTCTGGGCACCCTCATCGGCAGTGCCTTTGTGACCGATGCCGGACCGATCTACCTGTGGCTTCCCGGTTTGATCTGCATCCTTGCCCTGGCTGAACTGCAGTGGCACAGTGGGCGTTTGGCGTTGACCTTCGTGCTCGGTCATATCGGTGCGACCCTCATCGTGGGAGTCGGAACCGCACTGGCCATCTGGATGCACTGGGCCCCGATAACCATCGCGCGGGCAAGCGATGTGGGGATGAGCTACGGGACAGCCGCTGTCGTCGGCGCACTCACCGCATCGATTCCGCCGCGCTGGCGTGGCTCATGGATGTCCGGCTGGATCGTCGTCGGGGCCGTATCCATCGCGTGTAATCAGACGTTCACGGAGGTAGGGCACCTCACTGCACTTCTCCTCGGGATGCTCGCGGCGCACACGCTTTCCCTGCACACACCGCATTGGTCTGTACTCCGATTGCTGCTCTTAGGATTTGGTGGACTATTCGCCCTGATGATGTTCTCCGAGGATGCCCAGACTCTTGCGGCAGCGGTACCCACCGCGATGGCCGCGGTGCTCATCAGTCAATGGGTTAGGTCCCGGCGGGAGCCTCGTGATCAAGTAGCCATCGCTTGA